From Paracoccus aminovorans, one genomic window encodes:
- a CDS encoding ABC transporter permease — protein sequence MTRTPKPPATRSGLVPGLLSVLAMLLLWTVASQLTDRPQTLPAPWEVAARIGRLVATGELWFNAGMTLFRVVASFALAMAVGMALGLWMGRSRGADQWLNPGVIILLNVPALVVIVLCYIWIGLNETAAILAVALNKIPVVTVMIREGTRALRPDLDDMARAFRMAPLARLRHVVLPQLAPHVAASARAGISLIWKIVLVVEFLGRSNGVGFKIHLLFSSFDVTGVLAWALAFVAVMLAIDLALLRPWEARANRWRQDAA from the coding sequence TTGACCAGGACGCCCAAGCCCCCCGCGACCCGTTCCGGCCTGGTGCCGGGGCTGTTGTCGGTGCTCGCCATGCTGCTGCTGTGGACCGTCGCCTCGCAGCTGACCGACCGGCCGCAGACCCTGCCGGCCCCCTGGGAGGTCGCGGCGCGCATCGGCCGGCTCGTCGCCACGGGCGAGCTGTGGTTCAACGCCGGCATGACCCTGTTCCGCGTCGTCGCCAGCTTCGCGCTGGCCATGGCGGTCGGCATGGCGCTGGGGCTGTGGATGGGCCGCAGCCGCGGGGCGGACCAATGGCTCAACCCCGGCGTCATCATCCTGCTGAACGTGCCGGCGCTGGTGGTGATCGTGCTGTGCTACATCTGGATCGGCCTGAACGAAACCGCCGCCATCCTGGCCGTGGCGCTGAACAAGATCCCGGTGGTCACGGTGATGATCCGCGAGGGCACCCGGGCGCTGCGGCCCGACCTCGACGACATGGCCCGCGCCTTTCGCATGGCGCCGCTGGCGCGGCTGCGCCATGTCGTGCTGCCGCAACTGGCGCCGCATGTCGCCGCCTCGGCGCGGGCCGGCATCTCGCTGATCTGGAAGATCGTGCTGGTGGTCGAGTTCCTGGGCCGCTCGAACGGCGTCGGCTTCAAGATCCACCTGCTGTTCTCCAGCTTCGACGTGACCGGCGTGCTGGCCTGGGCGCTGGCCTTCGTCGCCGTCATGCTGGCGATCGACCTTGCCCTGCTGCGGCCGTGGGAGGCGCGGGCCAACCGCTGGAGGCAGGATGCGGCTTGA
- a CDS encoding ATP-binding response regulator, giving the protein MFLRDDDPPARRVEKLARIADVLVERIDRLEESRGSAWSMFQAALALEREVQVRTRELEQALADLSERNRELAVARASAEEANRSKTRFLRAASHDLLQPLSAAKLFLSALKDTELDEFQSELTGRLSGAFESVEELMHAVLDISRLDSQRIEFQRKPVDLGDMFRRLAVEYAPMAEAKGLRLSFAPTSAVVESDPTFLRRIAQNLISNAIKYTDRGGVLVGVRKRGERAWLEIFDTGIGIAATDRARIFDEFQRIGREGGGVPGMGLGLSIVRRACAKLGHPIAMDSEPGRGTVFRVSLPLAARGAETARPDGEGAGPSLRGRVALVVENDDAMRRALELVLKDRLGMVPRVSGGIAEALAQMGDEPPDVVIADYNLDNGDTGLQAIAALRQAAGQPVPAILVTAQRAPELARASHAIDVPLLEKPVRPEDLQAMLCQMLA; this is encoded by the coding sequence ATGTTCCTGCGCGACGACGATCCCCCGGCCCGCCGGGTCGAGAAGCTGGCCCGCATCGCCGACGTCCTGGTCGAGCGCATCGACCGGCTGGAGGAAAGCCGCGGCTCGGCCTGGTCGATGTTCCAGGCCGCGCTGGCGCTGGAGCGCGAGGTGCAGGTCCGCACCCGCGAGCTGGAGCAGGCTCTGGCCGACCTGTCGGAACGCAACCGCGAACTGGCCGTGGCCCGCGCCTCGGCCGAAGAGGCGAACCGTTCCAAGACCCGTTTCCTGCGCGCGGCCAGCCACGACCTGCTGCAGCCGCTGTCGGCCGCGAAGCTGTTCCTGTCGGCGCTGAAGGACACCGAACTGGACGAATTCCAGAGCGAATTGACCGGTCGGCTGTCGGGCGCCTTCGAATCGGTCGAGGAACTGATGCACGCGGTGCTGGACATCTCGCGCCTCGACAGCCAGCGCATCGAGTTCCAGAGGAAACCCGTGGATCTGGGCGACATGTTCCGCCGCCTTGCCGTGGAATACGCCCCCATGGCCGAGGCCAAGGGGCTGCGGCTCAGCTTCGCGCCGACCTCGGCGGTGGTCGAGAGCGACCCGACCTTCCTGCGCAGGATCGCGCAGAACCTGATCTCGAACGCGATCAAGTATACCGACCGCGGCGGGGTGCTGGTCGGCGTCCGCAAGCGGGGCGAACGCGCCTGGCTGGAAATCTTCGACACCGGCATCGGCATCGCCGCCACCGACCGCGCCCGCATCTTCGACGAGTTCCAGCGCATCGGCCGCGAGGGCGGCGGCGTGCCGGGCATGGGGCTGGGCCTGTCGATCGTGCGCCGGGCCTGCGCCAAGCTGGGCCATCCCATCGCCATGGACAGCGAGCCGGGGCGCGGCACCGTCTTTCGCGTCAGCCTGCCCCTGGCCGCGCGGGGGGCCGAGACCGCCCGCCCCGACGGCGAAGGCGCCGGCCCGTCCCTGCGCGGGCGGGTGGCGCTGGTGGTGGAAAACGACGACGCCATGCGCCGGGCGCTGGAGCTGGTGCTGAAGGACCGGCTGGGCATGGTGCCCCGCGTCTCGGGCGGGATCGCCGAGGCGCTGGCCCAGATGGGCGACGAGCCGCCGGACGTGGTGATCGCGGATTACAACCTCGACAACGGCGACACCGGATTGCAGGCCATCGCCGCGCTGCGCCAGGCCGCCGGCCAGCCGGTGCCGGCGATCCTGGTGACGGCGCAGCGCGCCCCGGAACTGGCGCGCGCCAGCCACGCCATCGACGTGCCGCTGCTGGAAAAGCCGGTGCGTCCCGAGGATCTGCAGGCCATGCTGTGCCAGATGCTGGCCTAA
- a CDS encoding ATP-binding cassette domain-containing protein encodes MRLDLDAKSFGTRPVLGPLTLSVARGERVAILGPSGIGKSTLLRILAGLDAEYRGRLDGADRLAVVFQEPVLLPWRDAVANIAIPTGCDAATARDWLAQVGLAGHEAKVPRQLSLGQQRRLALARAFAAGPDILLMDEPFASLDAETAARMLALTDALLARTGAGLVLVTHDPREAEALHARPLHLAGQPARLQND; translated from the coding sequence ATGCGGCTTGACCTGGACGCCAAATCCTTCGGCACGCGGCCGGTGCTGGGCCCGCTGACGCTTTCTGTCGCGCGGGGCGAGCGGGTGGCGATCCTCGGCCCCTCGGGCATCGGGAAATCGACGCTGCTGCGCATCCTGGCCGGGCTCGACGCAGAGTATCGCGGCCGGCTGGACGGCGCCGACCGGCTGGCCGTGGTGTTCCAGGAACCGGTGCTGCTGCCCTGGCGCGACGCGGTGGCGAACATCGCCATCCCGACCGGCTGCGACGCCGCCACGGCACGGGACTGGCTGGCGCAGGTGGGCTTGGCCGGGCACGAGGCGAAGGTCCCCCGCCAGCTGTCGCTGGGCCAGCAGCGGCGGCTGGCCCTGGCCCGCGCCTTTGCCGCCGGCCCCGACATCCTGCTGATGGACGAGCCCTTCGCCTCGCTGGACGCCGAGACGGCGGCGCGGATGCTGGCGCTGACCGACGCGCTGCTGGCGCGCACGGGCGCCGGGCTGGTGCTGGTCACCCACGACCCGCGCGAGGCCGAGGCGCTGCACGCCCGCCCCCTGCACCTGGCCGGCCAGCCGGCGCGGCTTCAGAACGACTGA
- the pqqA gene encoding pyrroloquinoline quinone precursor peptide PqqA, with protein MAWTKPALKEIACGMEINMYAPAEDEPVLF; from the coding sequence ATGGCCTGGACCAAACCCGCGCTGAAGGAAATCGCCTGCGGTATGGAAATCAACATGTATGCCCCGGCCGAGGACGAGCCGGTCCTGTTCTAA
- a CDS encoding FIST N-terminal domain-containing protein — MSGAAPWPEAARAGAGAPPLAVSVPAEATDMAASIARAMAPLDPALVLLFGTPGCGMPELGIELRRRLGADCRVVGCSSAGEIGPRGYCAATVTAVGLPSASFRIGICVLRDQALVPASEWMAVLRRFHADFRPDLRRSVFGVLLPDAHARQEDVLTATLDAAIPGLPVVGGSSAEGILFAPSCQMVDGMIHSGAALFLLVETDLAVSEVLFSHFSPTDRRAVVTAADPHNRIILELNAEPAAQEYARLAGLRPDALTPTEFARHPLLLRTGKRHHVRAIRAVTPEGGLQLMSGTEPGHILTLGRAMDMTRGFAEMMDALPRPPLMVLGFDCILRRLALERAGMIPQMSELLARYRVAGFNTYGEQHSGMHVNQTFVGMALMPPEPG, encoded by the coding sequence ATGAGCGGCGCCGCGCCCTGGCCGGAGGCCGCCCGCGCCGGCGCGGGCGCGCCGCCCCTGGCGGTGTCGGTCCCGGCCGAGGCGACGGACATGGCCGCCAGCATCGCCCGGGCGATGGCACCGCTGGATCCGGCGCTGGTGCTGCTTTTCGGGACGCCCGGCTGCGGGATGCCGGAACTGGGGATCGAGCTGCGCCGCCGTCTGGGCGCGGACTGCCGCGTCGTCGGCTGTTCCTCGGCGGGCGAGATCGGGCCGCGCGGCTATTGCGCCGCCACGGTGACGGCGGTGGGCCTGCCCTCGGCCAGCTTCCGCATCGGCATCTGCGTGCTGCGCGACCAGGCCCTGGTGCCGGCCTCGGAATGGATGGCGGTGCTGCGCCGCTTCCACGCCGATTTCCGGCCTGACCTGCGGCGCTCGGTCTTCGGGGTGCTGCTGCCCGACGCCCATGCCCGGCAGGAGGACGTACTGACCGCGACGCTGGACGCGGCGATCCCGGGGCTGCCGGTGGTGGGCGGCTCCAGCGCCGAGGGCATCCTGTTCGCGCCCAGCTGCCAGATGGTCGACGGCATGATCCATTCCGGCGCGGCGCTGTTCCTGCTGGTCGAGACCGACCTGGCGGTGTCCGAGGTGCTGTTTTCGCATTTCAGCCCGACCGACAGGCGGGCGGTGGTGACGGCGGCTGATCCGCACAACCGCATCATCCTGGAACTGAACGCCGAGCCGGCGGCGCAGGAATACGCCCGCCTGGCCGGGCTGCGGCCGGATGCGCTGACGCCGACCGAATTCGCCCGCCACCCGCTGCTCTTGCGCACCGGCAAGCGCCACCACGTCCGCGCCATCCGCGCGGTGACGCCGGAAGGCGGCTTGCAGCTGATGTCGGGGACCGAGCCCGGCCATATCCTGACGCTGGGCCGGGCCATGGACATGACCCGCGGCTTTGCCGAGATGATGGATGCGCTGCCGCGCCCGCCGCTGATGGTGCTGGGCTTCGACTGCATCCTGCGCCGGCTGGCGCTGGAACGCGCCGGCATGATCCCGCAGATGTCGGAACTGCTGGCCCGCTACCGCGTCGCCGGCTTCAACACCTATGGCGAGCAGCACAGCGGCATGCACGTCAACCAGACCTTCGTCGGCATGGCCCTGATGCCGCCCGAGCCGGGCTGA
- the pqqD gene encoding pyrroloquinoline quinone biosynthesis peptide chaperone PqqD: MTGRAISGACVPYLPRGVRLHDDRVRGIRVLLAPERAVQLDAVGDAILSELDGKRSLAEVVVNLCTRYDAPAEQIEGDVQDFIRGLVDRRMVFLACAEGDGTQEDAA, translated from the coding sequence ATGACCGGGCGGGCCATCAGCGGCGCCTGCGTGCCCTATCTGCCGCGCGGCGTGCGGCTGCACGACGACCGGGTGCGCGGCATCCGCGTGCTGCTGGCGCCGGAACGGGCGGTGCAGCTGGATGCGGTCGGCGACGCGATCCTGTCCGAGCTGGACGGCAAGCGCAGCCTGGCCGAGGTCGTGGTGAACCTCTGCACGCGCTATGACGCCCCCGCCGAGCAGATCGAGGGCGACGTGCAGGATTTCATCCGCGGTCTCGTCGACCGGCGCATGGTGTTCCTGGCCTGCGCCGAGGGCGACGGCACGCAGGAGGACGCCGCATGA
- a CDS encoding ABC transporter substrate-binding protein, translating to MRLSRRITLLAGAAALAGLALPAAAQDAALPAIRVGTLENGTVNWELQTIVKRGLDRENGFRLVPMILAGNPATQVAMQGGEVDTIVSDFLWVAQQRARGTGFRFLPYSTAVGGVMVRADSPARTLADLKGKKIGIAGGPVDKSWLILRAWSREKLGQDLADVTQQVFGAPPMILNAAETGEVDAAINFWHFQAKMKARGMREIMSVQTAAGDLGLDPSTPLLGYVLRDDWIESNRVLAEGLARASRTAKALLARDDAAWEDLRPIMEAADDAEFEALKAGWRAGIPAHGPVDAANAQKMFATMAELGGEELTGGVATLPEGLFWWPE from the coding sequence ATGCGTCTTAGCCGGAGAATCACCCTGCTGGCCGGGGCGGCCGCGCTTGCCGGCCTGGCGCTTCCCGCCGCGGCCCAGGACGCCGCGCTGCCCGCCATCCGCGTCGGCACCCTGGAAAACGGCACTGTCAACTGGGAGCTGCAGACCATCGTCAAGCGCGGGCTCGACCGCGAGAACGGCTTTCGCCTGGTGCCGATGATCCTGGCCGGCAACCCCGCCACCCAGGTCGCCATGCAGGGGGGCGAGGTCGACACCATCGTCTCGGACTTCCTGTGGGTGGCGCAGCAGCGGGCGCGCGGCACCGGCTTCCGCTTCCTGCCCTATTCCACCGCCGTGGGCGGCGTGATGGTGCGCGCAGACAGCCCGGCGCGGACGCTGGCCGACCTCAAGGGCAAGAAGATCGGCATCGCCGGCGGTCCGGTGGACAAAAGCTGGCTGATCCTGCGCGCCTGGTCGCGCGAGAAGCTGGGCCAGGACCTGGCCGACGTGACCCAGCAGGTCTTCGGCGCGCCGCCGATGATCCTGAACGCCGCCGAGACCGGCGAGGTCGATGCCGCGATCAACTTCTGGCATTTCCAGGCCAAGATGAAGGCGCGCGGCATGCGCGAGATCATGTCGGTCCAGACCGCGGCCGGCGACCTGGGGCTGGACCCGTCCACGCCGCTTCTGGGCTATGTGCTGCGCGACGACTGGATCGAGTCCAACCGGGTGCTGGCCGAAGGCCTGGCCCGCGCCTCGCGCACCGCCAAGGCGCTGCTGGCGCGCGACGATGCCGCCTGGGAGGACCTGCGCCCGATCATGGAGGCCGCCGACGACGCCGAATTCGAGGCGCTGAAGGCCGGCTGGCGCGCCGGCATCCCCGCCCACGGCCCGGTCGATGCCGCGAACGCGCAGAAGATGTTCGCCACCATGGCCGAACTGGGCGGCGAGGAATTGACCGGCGGCGTCGCCACCCTGCCCGAGGGCCTGTTCTGGTGGCCGGAGTAG
- the pqqE gene encoding pyrroloquinoline quinone biosynthesis protein PqqE: MTDAPAPRDIDGNPVRAGLPMAMLAELTHRCPLACPYCSNPLELTRVQAELTAAEWADTFRQAAELGVLQVHLSGGEPASRRDLAEIARAARDAGLYVNLITSGIGLTEARLRELDGVVDHIQLSLQGIDAEMADWISGYGGSFARKMQVAEWIGAIGFPLTLNAVVHRQNLDRLPEMIALAERLGCRRIEVATVQFHGWADLNRRPLMPTMAQAAQAREVVNAARARLRGRMVIDYVPADHHAVYPKSCMGGWGSTGLNIAPDGTVLPCHAAQTIAGLHFDNIRERGLARIWHHGDAFNAFRGTAWLPEPCQSCDRREVDFGGCRCQAMAMAGDARATDPVCSRSPFNARLRAEAEADAASDDTALVYRRMPKEKRT, encoded by the coding sequence ATGACCGACGCGCCCGCCCCCCGCGACATCGACGGCAATCCGGTTCGCGCCGGCCTGCCGATGGCGATGCTGGCCGAGCTGACGCATCGTTGCCCGCTGGCCTGCCCCTATTGCTCGAACCCGCTGGAGCTGACGCGGGTGCAGGCCGAGCTGACGGCGGCGGAATGGGCCGACACCTTCCGGCAGGCCGCCGAACTGGGCGTGCTGCAGGTGCATCTGTCGGGGGGCGAGCCGGCCTCGCGCCGGGACCTGGCCGAGATCGCCCGCGCGGCACGGGATGCGGGGCTTTACGTCAACCTCATTACCTCGGGCATCGGCCTGACCGAGGCGCGGCTGCGCGAACTCGACGGCGTGGTCGATCACATCCAGCTGTCGCTGCAGGGCATCGACGCCGAGATGGCCGACTGGATCAGCGGCTATGGCGGCAGCTTCGCCCGCAAGATGCAGGTGGCGGAATGGATCGGCGCCATCGGCTTTCCGCTGACCCTGAACGCGGTGGTGCATCGCCAGAACCTGGACCGCCTGCCCGAGATGATCGCCCTGGCCGAGCGGCTGGGCTGCCGCCGCATCGAGGTCGCGACCGTGCAGTTCCACGGCTGGGCCGACCTGAACCGGCGGCCGCTGATGCCGACCATGGCCCAGGCCGCGCAGGCGCGCGAGGTGGTGAACGCGGCGCGCGCGCGGCTGCGCGGGCGCATGGTCATCGACTATGTGCCGGCCGACCATCATGCCGTCTATCCGAAAAGCTGCATGGGCGGCTGGGGCTCGACCGGTCTCAACATCGCCCCGGACGGGACCGTGCTGCCCTGCCACGCCGCCCAGACCATCGCCGGGCTGCATTTCGACAATATCCGCGAGCGGGGGCTGGCGCGGATCTGGCATCACGGCGACGCTTTCAACGCCTTTCGCGGCACGGCCTGGCTGCCCGAGCCCTGCCAGTCCTGCGACCGGCGCGAGGTGGATTTCGGCGGCTGCCGCTGCCAGGCGATGGCGATGGCGGGGGATGCGCGGGCGACCGATCCGGTCTGTTCGCGCTCGCCCTTCAACGCCCGGCTGCGGGCCGAGGCCGAGGCGGATGCCGCCAGCGACGACACCGCGCTGGTCTATCGCCGCATGCCGAAGGAGAAACGCACATGA
- the pqqB gene encoding pyrroloquinoline quinone biosynthesis protein PqqB: protein MRILILGSGAGGGVPQWNCGCRNCDAARQGHIPAMSQSGIAVSANGRDWALVNASPDLRQQLAATPALRPQGLRGSPIRSVLVTNGDIDHVAGLLTLREGQAFDLFATPAIQAVLAANPMLSALDPALVQRREVALDCGFDLVPGLRATLFAVPGKVPLYLEGARVETELMGEQTVGVELAANGRRAFYIPGCASVPDWLRDRIEGADALLFDGTLWTDDEMVREGLGAKTGRRMGHVPVSGPGGSLDALGRVSLGARIYVHLNNSNPLVDPASPERAQAQAAGWKIGHDGMEIAP from the coding sequence ATGCGCATCCTGATTCTCGGCAGCGGCGCCGGTGGCGGCGTGCCGCAGTGGAACTGTGGCTGCCGCAACTGCGATGCCGCGCGCCAAGGGCACATCCCCGCCATGAGCCAGAGCGGGATCGCCGTATCCGCCAATGGCCGCGACTGGGCGCTGGTGAACGCCTCGCCCGACCTGCGCCAGCAATTGGCCGCGACGCCGGCCCTGCGTCCGCAGGGGCTGCGCGGCTCTCCGATCCGGTCGGTGCTGGTGACGAACGGCGACATCGACCATGTCGCCGGGTTGCTGACTTTGCGCGAGGGGCAGGCCTTCGACCTGTTCGCGACCCCCGCCATCCAGGCGGTGCTGGCCGCCAATCCGATGTTGTCGGCGCTGGACCCGGCACTGGTCCAGCGGCGCGAGGTGGCGCTGGACTGCGGCTTCGACCTGGTGCCCGGGCTGCGCGCCACGCTGTTCGCGGTGCCGGGCAAGGTGCCGCTGTATCTGGAGGGCGCGCGGGTCGAGACCGAACTGATGGGCGAGCAGACCGTGGGCGTCGAACTGGCCGCGAACGGCCGCCGGGCCTTCTATATTCCCGGCTGCGCCTCGGTCCCGGACTGGCTGCGCGACCGCATCGAAGGTGCGGATGCGCTGCTGTTCGACGGCACGCTCTGGACCGATGACGAGATGGTCCGCGAGGGCCTGGGCGCCAAGACCGGGCGGCGCATGGGCCATGTGCCGGTCTCGGGTCCCGGCGGCAGCCTGGATGCGTTGGGTCGGGTGTCCCTGGGCGCCCGCATCTATGTGCATCTGAACAATTCCAACCCGCTGGTCGATCCCGCCAGCCCCGAGCGCGCACAGGCGCAGGCGGCTGGCTGGAAGATCGGCCACGACGGCATGGAGATCGCGCCATGA
- the pqqC gene encoding pyrroloquinoline-quinone synthase PqqC, giving the protein MKLADHRAQTRAEFHERLKRIGAERYHDRHPFHKRLHGGQCSPDEVRAWVVNRWHYQSRIPMKDAAFLSRLEDPQLRRIWRHRIEDHDGGVDAGGGIRRWLALARAVGLDPDYVASGAGVMPATRFAVDAYVRFVRDMPLLDAVAASLTEMFAPKIHAERIEGLLKHYDFADDASLAYFRNRLTEAPKDVEFGLTYVLDHADTLEKQDAAAAALVFKTDVLWAQLDALWHGYVEGRLPPGAWRPGEGLLDSAIPEPARDAAAVP; this is encoded by the coding sequence ATGAAGCTTGCCGACCACCGCGCCCAGACCCGCGCCGAGTTCCACGAACGCCTGAAGCGCATCGGCGCCGAGCGCTATCACGACCGTCACCCGTTCCACAAACGCCTGCACGGCGGGCAGTGCAGTCCGGACGAGGTGCGGGCCTGGGTCGTCAACCGCTGGCATTACCAGTCGCGCATCCCGATGAAGGACGCGGCCTTCCTGTCGCGGCTGGAGGACCCGCAGCTGCGCCGCATCTGGCGCCACCGGATCGAGGATCACGACGGCGGCGTGGACGCGGGCGGCGGCATCCGGCGCTGGCTGGCGCTGGCCCGGGCCGTGGGCTTGGATCCCGATTACGTCGCCAGCGGCGCGGGGGTGATGCCGGCGACGCGCTTCGCCGTCGATGCCTATGTGCGCTTCGTGCGCGACATGCCGCTGCTGGATGCCGTGGCCGCCAGCCTGACCGAGATGTTCGCGCCCAAGATCCACGCCGAGCGCATCGAAGGGCTGCTGAAGCATTACGATTTCGCCGACGACGCCAGCCTCGCCTATTTCCGAAACCGGCTGACCGAGGCGCCGAAGGATGTCGAATTCGGCCTGACCTATGTCCTGGACCACGCCGACACGCTGGAGAAACAGGACGCGGCGGCGGCGGCGCTGGTGTTCAAGACCGACGTGCTGTGGGCCCAGCTGGACGCGCTGTGGCACGGCTATGTCGAGGGGCGGCTTCCCCCCGGCGCCTGGCGGCCGGGCGAGGGGCTGCTGGATTCGGCCATCCCCGAGCCCGCGCGAGACGCGGCTGCGGTGCCATGA
- a CDS encoding response regulator — protein sequence MASAEMQTQDRAVSPRLSAERVREILIVDDHPLMCDALALTLKISFGLKNVRTARSLAAAQEQIRSQGAPDAVILDLNLPDAKGAEGLVTLRRQIPDVPITMISADLENAMISAAMAAGAQGYVSKSLGREALVDSLRRMWEGERVTPDSYQPDSVGEEDAARVELARRFASLTPQQMKILRLICQGKANKEISYELSIAEATVKTHITAIMSKINARRRTQAVLLANSVRLFEPA from the coding sequence ATGGCCTCAGCCGAAATGCAGACGCAGGATCGCGCCGTATCGCCAAGGCTTTCCGCAGAACGCGTCCGCGAGATCCTGATCGTGGACGACCATCCGCTGATGTGCGACGCGCTGGCCCTGACGCTGAAGATCAGCTTCGGGCTCAAGAACGTACGCACGGCCCGCAGCCTGGCGGCGGCGCAGGAACAGATCCGGTCGCAGGGCGCGCCGGATGCGGTGATCCTGGACCTGAACCTGCCCGATGCCAAGGGCGCCGAGGGGCTGGTCACCCTGCGCCGCCAGATCCCGGACGTGCCGATCACCATGATCTCGGCCGACCTGGAAAACGCCATGATCTCGGCCGCGATGGCGGCCGGGGCGCAGGGCTATGTCAGCAAGTCGCTGGGCCGCGAGGCGCTGGTCGACAGCCTGCGCCGCATGTGGGAGGGCGAGCGGGTGACCCCCGACAGCTACCAGCCCGACAGCGTCGGCGAAGAGGATGCCGCCCGCGTGGAACTGGCCCGCCGCTTCGCCAGCCTGACGCCGCAGCAGATGAAGATCCTGCGGCTGATCTGCCAGGGCAAGGCGAACAAGGAGATCAGCTACGAGCTGTCGATCGCCGAAGCCACGGTCAAGACCCACATCACCGCGATCATGTCCAAGATCAACGCCCGCCGCCGGACCCAGGCGGTGCTTCTGGCCAATAGCGTCCGGCTGTTCGAGCCGGCATGA
- a CDS encoding quinoprotein dehydrogenase-associated SoxYZ-like carrier, producing the protein MKLAPIPALVMALLAAPGLAADVANPMQPSALWDDMRLAVIGTDEEPPVDPAVFDLDAPPRADNPALVPVHITQPPGAPAITALTLVVDGNPAPVAAEFTFGAALMPLDFEVRVRVDSYSDLRAIATLADGRKVMAGRFVKASGGCAAPAGKSMDQVRATMGQMRYRETEEAGRQIGTLMIRHPNFSGLQRDQVTLLTIPAEFIQVLEVKQGAAPLFAMEAGISISEDPVFRFAHAPGEGPVTVHAQDTDGRVWDQSF; encoded by the coding sequence ATGAAACTTGCGCCCATTCCGGCCCTTGTGATGGCCCTGCTGGCCGCGCCGGGACTTGCGGCCGACGTGGCGAACCCGATGCAGCCCTCGGCGCTGTGGGACGACATGCGGCTGGCGGTGATCGGCACCGACGAGGAGCCGCCGGTCGATCCGGCGGTCTTCGACCTCGACGCCCCGCCGCGCGCCGACAATCCGGCGCTGGTGCCGGTCCATATCACCCAGCCGCCCGGCGCTCCCGCCATCACCGCGCTGACGCTGGTGGTGGACGGCAACCCGGCGCCGGTTGCGGCCGAGTTCACATTCGGCGCGGCGCTGATGCCCCTGGATTTCGAGGTGCGGGTCCGGGTGGACAGCTATTCCGACCTGCGCGCCATCGCCACGCTGGCGGACGGGCGCAAGGTCATGGCCGGGCGCTTCGTCAAGGCTTCGGGCGGCTGCGCGGCGCCGGCCGGGAAAAGCATGGACCAGGTGCGCGCCACCATGGGCCAGATGCGCTATCGCGAGACCGAGGAAGCCGGCCGCCAGATCGGCACGCTGATGATCCGGCACCCGAATTTCTCGGGGTTGCAGCGCGACCAGGTGACGCTCCTGACCATTCCCGCCGAGTTCATCCAGGTGCTGGAGGTCAAGCAGGGTGCGGCGCCGCTGTTCGCCATGGAGGCCGGGATCTCGATTTCCGAAGACCCGGTGTTCCGCTTTGCCCATGCCCCGGGCGAGGGGCCGGTGACGGTCCACGCCCAGGACACTGACGGAAGGGTCTGGGATCAGTCGTTCTGA